From a single Miscanthus floridulus cultivar M001 chromosome 8, ASM1932011v1, whole genome shotgun sequence genomic region:
- the LOC136470650 gene encoding uncharacterized protein: MAEARALGSVETEAMEVETGQILAPPLVQTISSDDSSRGKEAADVEAASTAEQQVPDPAEGSSALVPLRPEPRGWNFPRVFWRDQADPEGEPVFALEDVAEGGRWDTLEEYRRLAVRSLQTAMTVMERDLPGVTRELETRSLGKSVFLRNERDIWDQLRRQKGLLADAQGLLSARSAEVEDLRLRCADIQAELAMAKEQSAPLVAKIKELEEERDSFRLRAQEATASAKATAGQLGAEQSEHQATKVALAEATKAAEASRVEVSAWKGKAEGKFR, encoded by the exons atggcggaggccagagccctcgggtccgtcgagaccgaggcgatggaggtggagacggggcaaattttggcgccgcccctggttcagacaatctcgtctgatgattcctcccgagggaaggaggcggcggatgtcgaggcggccagtaccgcggagcaacaAGTCCCAGATCCTGCCGAGGGGAGTTCAGCCCTTGTcccgctacggcccgagccccgtgggtggaacttcccgcgtgttttctggcgggaccaggctgatcccgagggggagcctgtgttcgcccttgaggacgtcgccgagggggggcgttgggataccctcgaggagtATCGCCGATTGGCCGTGCGGTcgttgcagacagcgatgactgtcatggaaagggacttgcctggtgtcactcgg gagctcgagacccgatcccttgggaaatcggtgttcctgcgaaatgagagggatatctgggaccagctccggcgccagaagggcttgcttgccgatgcccagggactattgtcggcgcggagtgcggaagtggaggacctccgccttcgttgtgccgacattcaggcggagttggccatggctaaggagcagtccgcccctctggtggccaagatcaaggaactggaggaggagcgagactccttcaggcttcgggcccaagaagcgacggcctctgcgaaggctacagccgggcagctgggtgcggagcagagcgagcatcaggcgacaaaagtcgccctggcagaggctaccaaggcggccgaggcctctcgggtcgaggtctcagcctggaagggcaaggccgagggtaagttccgctga